The Vulpes lagopus strain Blue_001 chromosome 6, ASM1834538v1, whole genome shotgun sequence genome has a segment encoding these proteins:
- the SNW1 gene encoding SNW domain-containing protein 1, whose protein sequence is MALTSFLPAPTQLSQDQLEAEEKARSQRSRQTSLVSSRREPPPYGYRKGWIPRLLEDFGDGGAFPEIHVAQYPLDMGRKKKMSNALAIQVDAEGKIKYDAIARQGQSKDKVIYSKYTDLVPKEVMNADDPDLQRPDEEAIKEITEKTRVALEKSVSQKVAAAMPVRAADKLAPAQYIRYTPSQQGVAFNSGAKQRVIRMVEMQKDPMEPPRFKINKKIPRGPPSPPAPVMHSPSRKMTVKEQQEWKIPPCISNWKNAKGYTIPLDKRLAADGRGLQTVHINENFAKLAEALYIADRKAREAVEMRAQVERKMAQKEKEKHEEKLREMAQKARERRAGIKTHVEKEDGEARERDEIRHDRRKERQHDRNLSRAAPDKRSKLQRNENRDISEVIALGVPNPRTSNEVQYDQRLFNQSKGMDSGFAGGEDEIYNVYDQAWRGGKDMAQNIYRPSKNLDKDMYGDDLEARIKTNRFVPDKEFSGSDRRQRGREGPVQFEEDPFGLDKFLEEAKQHGGSKRPSDSSRPKEHEHEGKKRRKE, encoded by the exons ATGGCGCTCACCAG CTTTTTACCTGCACCTACTCAGCTATCTCAGGACCAGCTTGAGGCTGAAGAAAAAGCAAGATCCCAGAGATCAAGACAGACCTCACTGGTCTCGTCCCGAAGAGAACCTCCTCCATATGGGTACAGGAAAGGCTGGATACCTCGATTATTAGAG gaTTTTGGAGATGGAGGTGCTTTTCCAGAGATCCATGTGGCCCAGTATCCACTGGATATGGGacgaaagaaaaaaatgtcaaatgcaCTGGCCATTCAGGTGGATgctgaaggaaaaattaaatatgatgcAATTGCTCGGCAAGGACAGTCAAAAGACAAG GTCATTTATAGCAAGTATACTGACCTGGTTCCCAAGGAAGTCATGAATGCAGATGATCCAGATCTGCAAAGACCTGATGAAGAAGCCATTAAAGAG ATAACAGAAAAGACAAGAGTAGCCTTAGAAAAATCTGTATCACAGAAGGTTGCTGCAGCCATGCCAGTTCGAGCTGCTGATAAACTGGCTCCTGCTCAGTATATTCG ATACACACCATCTCAGCAAGGAGTGGCTTTCAACTCTGGAGCTAAACAGAGAGTTATTCGGATGGTAGAAATGCAGAAAGATCCAATGGAGCCTCCAAGATTCAA GATTAATAAGAAAATTCCCCGAGGACCACCTTCTCCTCCTGCACCTGTCATGCATTCTCCTAGCCGAAAG ATGACTGTGAAGGAGCAACAAGAATGGAAGATTCCTCCTTGTATTTCAAACTGGAAAAATGCAAAG GGGTATACAATTCCATTAGACAAACGTCTGGCTGCTGATGGAAGAGGCCTCCAGACAGTTCACATCAATGAGAATTTTGCTAAGCTGGCCGAAGCCCTCTATATTGCTGATCGGAAG GCTCGTGAAGCTGTAGAAATGCGTGCTCAAGTAGAGAGGAAGATGgcacaaaaagaaaaggagaaacatgaAGAGAAACTTAGAGAAATGGCCCAGAAAGctagagagagaagagctgggaTTAAAACCCATGTGGAAAAAG AGGATGGGGAGGCACGTGAGAGGGATGAAATCCGGCATGACAGGCGAAAAGAGAGACAGCACGACCGGAATCTTTCCAGGGCAGCTCCTGATAAGAG GTCAAAactacagagaaatgaaaatcgaGATATCAGTGAAGTCATTGCTCTTGGTGTGCCCAATCCGCGGACGTCCAATGAAGTTCAGTATGACCAAAGGCTCTTCAACCAGTCGAAG GGTATGGACAGTGGTTTTGCAGGTGGAGAAGATGAAATTTACAACGTTTATGATCAAGCCTGGAGAGGTGGTAAAGATATGGCCCAGAATATTTACAGGCCCAGTAAAAATCTGGACAAGGACATGTATGGTGATGACCTAGAAGCCAGAATAAAGACCAACAG atTTGTTCCCGATAAGGAGTTTTCTGGTTCAGACCGTAGGCAAAGAGGCCGAGAAGGACCAGTTCAGTTTGAGGAAGATCCTTTTGGTTTGGACAAGTTTTTGGAAGAGGCCAAACAGCACGGTGGCTCTAAAAGACCCTCAGACAGCAGCCGCCCCAAGGAACATGAGCATGAAggcaagaagaggaggaaggagtaa